From Triticum urartu cultivar G1812 chromosome 2, Tu2.1, whole genome shotgun sequence, a single genomic window includes:
- the LOC125534709 gene encoding L-type lectin-domain containing receptor kinase IX.1-like yields the protein DFGLSRIGNQDNVTLMTTAVGTEGYIDPECRKAGKVKFNLSSDVYSFGIVLLDITCMGKSREQVWDLYVRGRVMEAADDRLHGCGDSDMRQMERVAILGLWCSLPDSRKRPTSKEAMEVLERGVSLPDLNHLLNTTSVPSSMQQDTYTTSSSGPQAPTSDESPFGERHA from the coding sequence GACTTCGGGCTGTCGAGGATCGGCAACCAAGACAACGTGACACTAATGACGACTGCTGTTGGGACAGAAGGGTACATAGATCCAGAGTGCAGGAAAGCAGGGAAAGTCAAGTTCAACCTTAGCTCAGACGTCTACAGCTTCGGGATCGTCCTCTTGGACATCACGTGCATGGGAAAGTCCAGGGAGCAAGTCTGGGATCTGTATGTAAGAGGCAGGGTGATGGAAGCTGCAGATGACAGGCTACATGGTTGTGGCGACTCGGACATGAGGCAGATGGAGCGTGTGGCTATCCTAGGGCTCTGGTGTTCTCTTCCTGACAGTAGGAAGAGGCCTACCAGTAAGGAAGCAATGGAGGTCCTCGAACGTGGTGTGTCGTTGCCTGACCTTAACCACCTGTTGAACACTACTTCGGTGCCCTCCTCAATGCAACAAGATACCTACACTACTAGTAGCTCGGGCCCACAAGCACCGACGTCAGATGAAAGCCCATTTGGTGAGCGGCATGCATGA